Below is a window of Bacillota bacterium DNA.
CCACGTTTGGCCGCCCCACGATGGCCACCGTCACGCCGTCCCGGTACACGCGCCCACGACGCCCCCTCTCCGCGAGACCTCGCAGGCTGGACGCCGCCTCGCGCGCCCTGACGATTGTCCCGGCGCGATCCGGCTCCCCCACCTCGTCTTCGGGGAAGTCCACCGCGGCCTCCAGTTCCGCCAGCAGCGCGACGATGTCATCGCGAATGGACACCACGGCTTCAGAGAAGCCGCCTCTCAGGTTCGCCACCGCCAACCTTCGTGCGGAGTCTGTCTTGGCCCGCACCAGCTCGATGACCGCCTCCGCCTGGGCGAGGTCGATCCTCCCAGAGAGGAACGCCCTCCTCGTGAACTCCCCCGGCTGCGCGAGGCGCGCTCCGCACCTTATAACAGCCTCCAGCACGCGAGACAGGGGCCCCACCCCGCCGTGGCAACTGAACTCCACCACGTCCTCGCGGGTGAAGCTGTGAGGAGCCGGCATGGCGCTCGCGAGCGCCTCGTCTATCACCTCGCCGGTCTCCGGATCAACCACGACTCCGTATCTGAGACGCCACGGCCTGAGAGCGCGGTGTCGGCTCCCCGACGGGTCGCGGAAGAGCCTCGCCGCGATGTTCATGGCGTCCGGGCCGCTGATCCGAACGACCCCTATCCCGCCTTCACCGATGGGAGTCGAAATGGCTGCTATCGTTTCGTTCTCTACGAACCTTCTCTCGTCCATTGAAGATCTCTCCCGGCCCCACTGTCCCGGCGAGAGGCGGGCAATCGTAGCCCGGGTGTCCGGCTGGTTGGCTCGTCGCCCGTCGCGCTGCCCCATCAACTCAAAATGCGTGCCTGAAAGACACGCATTTTCCAAGCCTCGCGACGCGCTCAGCCCAACTCGAGCATGCGGTCGCACTGACACCCGACGC
It encodes the following:
- the mnmE gene encoding tRNA uridine-5-carboxymethylaminomethyl(34) synthesis GTPase MnmE, which translates into the protein MDERRFVENETIAAISTPIGEGGIGVVRISGPDAMNIAARLFRDPSGSRHRALRPWRLRYGVVVDPETGEVIDEALASAMPAPHSFTREDVVEFSCHGGVGPLSRVLEAVIRCGARLAQPGEFTRRAFLSGRIDLAQAEAVIELVRAKTDSARRLAVANLRGGFSEAVVSIRDDIVALLAELEAAVDFPEDEVGEPDRAGTIVRAREAASSLRGLAERGRRGRVYRDGVTVAIVGRPNVGKSSLLNAMLGRSRAIVTEIPGTTRDAVEDWTTVRGIPVRLVDTAGLRETDDPVERLGVEGTLERIEEADLTLAVIDGSEPLSGGDIEVLRRACGEAGGKGGAVVLNKSDLPPRVSEGDVAPYAAGMPVIRVSAKDGSGVDRLEETIAGLAAGRTCGASEGMVMATARQQEALERAAVALGEVERGLAAGAPLDLAAIDMREALFWLDQITGRSASDDVLDRIFSEFCIGK